From a single Populus nigra chromosome 18, ddPopNigr1.1, whole genome shotgun sequence genomic region:
- the LOC133678233 gene encoding membrane-associated kinase regulator 5 → MEALYFLRFWRPTTNSHKENRPSSGSSDDTTEIPFTDCEFEEGEDSFFELELTVPDFDTSKSSSSSSSNTTSIKNYHPLDKESNIFDSKQAPPLNLAHKESNSPQHIFHPPTLSTDHLLSKRKILPIEPISFKPQSPISLLKSAPRFKILMFKKSKSMPSQKTEKTGATEYLKANNKKHESNKLFTVKFKLEEVTNISFFTKQNSLRKQIPHESDGNDTSKRFSKEMIQKYLKLIKPLYIKVSKKHSEKMKFSSELSVGSPSSSPATVPAKEKQGSFPAGIRVVSRHLGKSKSASATTGVSPPVASRRDDSLLLQHDGIQSAILHCKKSFNSSRDSSLMSRFVSDPSHEKSMSSPRISSSE, encoded by the exons ATGGAAGCTCTCTACTTCCTCAGGTTCTGGAGACCCACCACCAACTCCCACAAAGAAAACCGGCCCTCTAGTGGAAGCAGTGATGACACCACCGAGATCCCTTTCACAGATTGTGAATTTGAGGAGGGAGAAGACTCGTTCTTTGAATTGGAACTTACTGTGCCTGACTTTGACACCAGtaaaagcagcagcagcagcagcagcaacaccacCAGCATAAAAAACTACCACCCACTAGACAAGGAAAGCAACATCTTTGACTCTAAACAAGCACCTCCCCTCAATTTAGCCCACAAAGAGAGCAACTCCCCCCAGCATATATTTCATCCACCAACCCTTTCAACTGATCATCTCCTTTCGAAGAGAAAAATCCTCCCTATTGAACCCATTTCATTCAAACCTCAGTCTCCAATCTCCCTACTCAAATCAGCTCCAAGGTTTAAGATCCTCATGTTCAAGAAATCAAAGTCAATGCCATCGCAGAAAACAGAGAAAACAGGGGCGACAGAGTACTTGAAAGCAAATAACAAGAAGCATGAAAGCAACAAGCTTTTCACTGTCAAGTTCAAGCTTGAAGAGGtcacaaatatttctttcttcacCAAACAGAACAGCTTGAGAAAGCAGATCCCTCATGAATCCGATGGCAATGATACATCAAAGCGATTCTCAAAGGAAATGATACAGAAGTACTTGAAGCTAATCAAACCATTATACATCAAGGTTTCCAAGAAGCATAGTGAGAAGATGAAATTCTCCAGTGAGTTATCAGTCGGGTCTCCGTCATCTTCTCCGGCAACGGTGCCGGCGAAGGAGAAACAGGGGAGTTTTCCGGCAGGGATCAGAGTGGTTTCTAGGCATCTTGGAAAAAGCAAATCAGCTTCAGCGACGACAGGAGTTTCTCCTCCAGTTGCGAGTAGGAGAGATGATTCTCTGCTGCTACAACATGATGGGATTCAAAGTGCCATCCTGCATTGCAAGAAATCTTTCAATTCTTCAAGAG attCTTCTTTAATGTCAAGATTCGTAAGTGACCCTTCGCACGAGAAATCAATGTCTTCACCAAGGATTTCATCAAGTGAATAG
- the LOC133678128 gene encoding UDP-glycosyltransferase 88B1-like gives MEGTVVLYPSQGHLSSMLELGKLILKHRPSVSVTFVMSNPSTELVSANPFITFIPLPEVSLPTPITSFLDLVASFFEIPKLNNPNLHQTLSSLSASSNIKALIIDFFCSPAFEFLSSRLDIPIYYFNSSGACGLSMFLYMPTLDKNTTESLKDLDILVEVPGAPKVPSKDIPPVLCDRSHRVYQYFVDTGKQMFKSAGVVVNTFESLEPNACEAIQERKCIPNVPLPPIFCVGPLAITGESRKENECLTWLDSQPSRSVLYLCFGSMGVFSSSQLKEMAIGLEKSGVRFLWAVRAPKEDGQTQARKTGIATEPCLESIFPEGFLHRTKDRGFIVKSWAPQLAILNHGSVGGFVTHCGWKSILEAVCAGVPMLGWPLYAEQKMNSVFLVEEMKVGLAVKLADEDDFVSAAELEDRVTELMNSKKGEAVRERVKALREAAVVAKSEGGSTYAAMERLVESFK, from the coding sequence ATGGAGGGCACGGTTGTTTTGTACCCATCACAGGGCCATTTGTCCTCCATGTTGGAATTGGGCAAGCTAATACTCAAACACCGTCCTTCTGTCTCAGTCACCTTCGTAATGTCCAACCCTTCAACTGAATTAGTCTCCGCCAATCCTTTCATTACTTTTATTCCCCTTCCCGAAGTTTCTCTTCCAACTCCGATCACATCATTTTTAGATTTAGTAGCCTCATTCTTTGAGATCCCTAAACTCAACAACCCTAACCTCCACCAAACCCTTTCAAGTCTTTCTGCTTCCTCCAACATAAAAGCCTTGATCATAGATTTCTTTTGCAGCCCAGCATTCGAGTTTCTCTCCTCTAGGCTCGACATCCCAATTTACTATTTCAACTCTTCTGGTGCATGTGGCTTGTCCATGTTTCTTTACATGCCTACCTTAGATAAGAACACCACTGAGAGCTTGAAAGACCTGGACATCCTTGTTGAGGTCCCTGGGGCACCAAAAGTTCCATCAAAAGATATCCCGCCAGTTCTTTGTGACCGATCTCATAGAGTTTACCAGTACTTCGTCGATACTGGAAAGCAGATGTTCAAGTCTGCAGGAGTTGTTGTAAATACGTTCGAGTCACTAGAGCCAAACGCATGTGAGGCAATACAAGAAAGAAAGTGCATCCCAAATGTGCCCCTACCACCAATATTTTGTGTCGGTCCACTTGCAATCACTGGTGAAAGCAGAAAGGAAAATGAGTGTCTAACTTGGCTAGATTCACAACCAAGTCGCAGTGTTTTATATCTTTGTTTTGGCAGTATGGGAGTCTTCAGTTCAAGTCAGTTGAAGGAAATGGCTATTGGGTTGGAAAAAAGTGGGGTTAGATTCTTGTGGGCAGTGCGTGCTCCAAAAGAAGATGGCCAAACCCAAGCTAGAAAGACAGGTATAGCAACAGAACCATGTCTGGAGTCGATATTTCCAGAAGGGTTCTTGCATAGAACCAAAGACAGGGGATTTATAGTGAAGTCATGGGCACCACAACTTGCAATACTTAACCATGGCTCGGTTGGTGGTTTTGTGACTCACTGTGGATGGAAGTCGATACTTGAAGCTGTGTGTGCAGGGGTGCCGATGTTGGGTTGGCCTCTATATGCAGAGCAGAAGATGAATAGTGTTTTCTTGGTTGAGGAAATGAAGGTGGGTCTAGCGGTGAAATTGGCGGATGAAGATGATTTTGTCAGTGCGGCTGAGTTGGAGGATCGTGTGACTGAGTTGATGAACTCAAAGAAAGGTGAAGCTGTTCGAGAACGAGTTAAGGCTTTAAGAGAGGCTGCGGTGGTTGCTAAAAGTGAAGGAGGTTCTACTTATGCTGCCATGGAGAGGCTGGTGGAATCATTCAAGTAA